tcaggcccttctcccccgaatgctcagtttggccgggcagccagctctaggaagagtcctggtggttccaaacttcttccatttaagaatgatggaggctactgtgttcttggggaccttcaatgctgcagacattatttggtacccttccccccagatctgtgcctcgacacaatcctgtctcggagctctacggacaattccttcgaccttatggcttggtttttgttctgacatgcactgtcaactgtgggaccttatatagacaggtgtgtgcctttccaaatcatgtccaatcaattgaatttaccacaggtggactgtgTAGAAAACATCTCAAGTGtgtgttgtagaaacatctcaaggatgatcaatggaaacaggatgcacctaatctcaatttcgagtctcatagcaaagggtctgaatacttttgtaaataaggtatttttgttttttagtTTGAATAAATTTGcccaaatttctaaaaacctgttttcgctttgtcattatggggtattgtgtgtatattgatgaggggaaaactattttttatccatttcagaataaggctgaaacgtaacaaaatgtggaaaaagtaaaggggtctgaatactttgcgaatgcactgtatgtacagagGAAAAGTGAATGCGAATAACAAAACTCTATTGAATGTACGTTTCGTAGAAATACTATGTTTTTGCAGTGGCGGCAATGATTTAGCCTTGGCGCAGGACCACAGCTAAACTAATGCAGTGGAAACACTGATACAGACACTAGTGCATCAAGCCTCACCAGGATGCACAGCGTAGGTGGTCACCCCTTTCCTCTCTGTCATCTAGGCCATTAGATTATGACTATGTAAAATCATCTATCATTGTATCAGTGTGACAAGTTTAATCTAAGTATACACTAGTGCTTCAAGTCTCACCAGGGTGCACAGCGTACGCCGTCACTCCTTTGCCCTCCATCATTCTATCCAGCTCCTGGCTGAAGTAGATGTTGGCCAGCTTGCTGCGGCAGTAGGTGAAGAAAGGCAGCAGGTTATAGTTGAGGTCCTGGAAGTCTAACTTCTGGTACTTGTAGTTGGAGCAGGTGAGCGTGACCACGCGGCTGGGGGCCGAAGCCTTCAGGTGGCCCAACAGTAGGTTGGTCAACAGGAAGTGGCCGAGGTGGTTCACACCGAAACACATGCTGAAGTTGTCCTCCGTCCAGTCCAGCACGCTGGGCATGGCTGTGAGTGGAGGGGGGAGGTTAGCTAGCGAGATTGCTTAACGTTTGAGTTTACTACCGCTGCTCTGAATGCCAAAGAGTCTAAGGcacatgtcaaactcattccagaaggcctagtgtctgcaggcgtttggtttttcctttcaattaagacctagacaaccaggtgtggggagttccttactaattagtgaccttaattcatcaatcaagtacaagggaggagtgaaaacccgcagcCACTCGggcctccgtggaatgagtttgacacctgtggtcTAAGGGCTTCTTTATGAGGGTGtcacagactcctctctctcacctgcgTTGTTGATGAGGATGTccaacctcttctctctctgaagGAAGGTCTTACAGAAGTCTCGTATGGAGCACATGTTGGCCAGATCCAGCTCCATGTGATGGATGTTTACGTTGTGACCCCTGATCTTGATCTCCCTCACCGCCTTCTCAGCCTTGTCCACGTCACGGCAAGCTATGATGACACGGGCACCTCGCATCGCCAAGGCAACCGCTGTCTCTTTGCCGATGCCAGCATTGCCACCTAAAAGAGACAggtaggtagggagagagagagagaatggatgatgattattattacaAAGCTATGATACACTAGTGTACAGCCTAGTGTACAGCAAACTTTGTGAATTAGACTACAAACAGTCTAAAAAACAAAACAGTGATAATCTATTAATGTGCAATAAGATATCTCCAACTAAACATCTGAATAAGGGGGGTAAAGTTGCTAACAGCACTGTGACTTCTAAAAAATGCATTCATCCTCCCTCAgagggtttccactagatagcacagccacagtcaaaattggctatattgtgaaaattcatgaaaacaaaaatgagcttgTTGGTCTTCAATTCAAGTAAGGGTTAGGcctaaggttagcagtgtggttaaggttagggttacaattacattttaagaagagaaattgtagaaaaaggaggggtttatgactttgtgccTGTGGTAACTAGTAAGGACCCTAAGAGGCGTTACCTGTTTTATTTCATGTTAATAAATACATTTATGCATCACTCACAACCTTTGCAAGTGGGTATTGTATTAGCTAGCACAGGGGTTTTCAAACGGGGGTCTGCGGCTCCCTAGGTTTTTTTTATgtgaaaaaatatgttttatgaatatcgctagcTGCAACAGAATACCactgtggataccatttttatgtctctgcatccagtttgaaggaagttaaaGGTAGTTTCACAAgtcaatgctaactagtgttagcgcaatgactggaaatcTACAGGAACAGTCAGCAAGCTAGCTGTTCCTGTTCATCCGACTCTGGGGAAGTGGATAAATGGCTTCATCGCCAACAtctcaaactatccctttaatatggAAGAAATTAGTCATTGGCGCTAATTACAGTTTTCTTTTCTGTATAGAAAATTCTTAGGCGGGCCATGTAAGTGGTAATTTTCAGGATGGAAAAACTGTTTCAGTGTCAACTTAAACCGGATAGAAAGCATGTAGAAATGACATtgaactatatatatttttttttataataccATATTTGAGAACTAATTatcaaataaaagctagacagtcagggagaataaaAAATTCCCAAAACTGGGCATTCAGGGCACatgcccattgattttgttataatgtttgagcagAGGAACTCAGCACTTGCCATAGCAAAATGCATATATAGAAATTGACTTTCAGCTTCATGCCAAGCTGTGTAGAATTGCTGGACATTTTAttcaaaactgcaaaatgttctcccAGCTCAATGGaaacatttgtagaattgcagaaaatgtgctTTACAACAAAATGTCCTCTATGCCACCAAGATACCTTTCTAGTTAATAGACTACCTGTcactcacaggaggttggtggcaccttaactggggagaacaggctcgtggtaatggctggagcaggatataggtggaatggtatccaaTACATCAaccacatggtttccatgtgtttgatgacattccattcgccccattcctgccattattatgaacagtcctcccctcagcagcctccactgctgtcacTGCTACCTGTTTGTTAtgagtttacacttcctcttccaatgaactgtggggtggtcaaaataatgaaactgtACCAAATCTATTAATTTTAAAATATGTATTACTTCTAATTGCCATTATAATTTACCTGATGAGAAGACATGATTTAAATTATTTTACTAATATTACATTATCGCGGTCCCTTGGTCGCCGGTTCTACTCGGTGGGGGTCCCTGAGCAAGAAACGTTtgaaaactgtaagtcgctttggataaaagcgtctgctaaatggcatattataaaacCTCTGAGCTAACAGACGTACTGCCAGAAACTGTGGTACTGATGTGATTGTAACTACGCTATGTGCGATTGGCGCTACGTCTACATAGCTAAAGCGAGACAAACCGTCCCTTTCGGCACATGCGcggctactagctagctaatttgctagctagctatctgccTTACCAGTAATGAGAACTGTATTGCCATCCAGTCTTTTCAAGTCCGTGCAATACCTCCTCTTTTTCATCcatttcaaaatcaaatagcaaactAATGAAGTAATAATCGtgaacaaaatatacatttttagcCACATAAAATAATCATGGATGCTCTTCTTGCAATGACGTCAATGAATGAACtgaaaactagctagctagcggctAATAAACTGTAGTTAGCATTCTGGTCGTCGACATCAGACACGAGACATCCATGGCGTACATAGAAACGATTCGTCTTAGTGACAGTTAATAACGAATTCCCATTTCCCTACCAAACAAAAGAAAAACTGCTCGAATAACGTATTTCAATATATCTTGGTAGCCAGTTGGCTAGCCTGCTAGCGCACAGATAATATATGAATGCGCATGCGTGGAAACATTGTACAGTTCACTCGCGCGATAATTTGTTCTCTGCCGCATCAAGGACGGCGCTACCTACTAGAGAGGTTGCAGTCCTGTGGGTCGCGGACGGAGATTGCGGCGTGGTCGGCATTGTTCATGCTGCGGCCAGTCAGACAGATGACTTTAGATGAAAATGTTTTTGTGCCGCAGATTCATTGGAAACGGTCGATTTTCTACTGTGTATGCGTTAGCCTAAGCCTACCTACTGTATTAAAAGCCATTTTTTCGCATTATTCACACACTAGTTTCGCGTGCGAGTTCAAGTGCGTCtatgtgtggtctcattgaaaaagagtaggctgcctacatagGTGGAGATTCACGTGGCAGTTAATTTAAACATGAAATTAACTTAAACataaatattgataatggaaagaagtggagggcgctaaaccaacgtgagtcgaggtgcaaTAAAGAAAAATGAATAATCATTTAAATGGCACAACGCGCGCATAGGCTGcgccttttcattttcaatagcCTAAGTATGGATTACcaatttatttgtctctgcctgcaaatcgtcctACTAAAAAGGcaggctatatcctatatgcaAAACGTTGCAGGTGTcgctgtcatcattcttgctgcttgtagtcccctgtagctcagttggtagagcatggcgcttgcaacgccagggttgtgggttcgtttcccacggggggccagtatgaaaatgtatgcactcactaactgtaaatcgctctgcataagagcttctgctaaatgactaagatgtaCGTTCAGTATCCATACCTGCGATATCAGGTGTGCATGGGCTGAGAAGCACGTGGCAGTTATCATTCCAAGGAATTGTACTTCCtaaatatgattaggctatagtttcgGCTACTACATTGCCTAGGAATACACATTTATCACCGATATTTTTCCTTCTGAaaatcttcccactcctaaaaggtaagctataaaaatagctcaagagaaagtgcaagtctctccaactctgctctcttcaaactacatctagcataCTGGctgataaatcaaatcaaatcaaattgtattggccacatgcgccgaatacaacaggtgcagacattacagtaaaatgcttacttacagcccttaaccaacagtgcatttattttttaataaaaaagtaaaatagaacaacaacaaaaaagtttttagataaaaaagagcagaagtaaaataaaataacagtagggaggctatatatacaggggggtaccggtgcagagtcaatgtgtggggcaccggctagttgaggtagtttaagtaatatgtacatgtgggtagagttaaagtgactatgcataaataattaacagagtagcagcaacgtaaaaagatggggtggggggtgggggtgggggggcagtgcaaatagccgggtagccatgattagctgttcaggagtcttatggcttgggggtagaagctgttgagaagtattttggacctagacttggcactccggtaccgcttgccgtgcggtagcagagagaacagtctatgactagggtggctggagtctttgacaattttgagggccttcctctgacaccgcctggtatagaggtcctggatggcaggaagcttggccccagtgatgtactgggccgtacgcactaccctctgtagtgccttgcggtcggaggccgagcagttgccataccaggcggtgatgcaaccagtcaggatgctctcgatggtgcagctgtacagtcgtggtcaaaagttttgagaatgacacaaattctaattttcacaaagtctgctgcctcagttttgatgatggcaatttgcatatactccagaatgtcatgaagagtgatcagatgaattgcaattaattgcaaagtccctctttgccatgaaaatgaacttaatcccccaaaaacatttccaaacatttccactgcatttcagccctgccacaaaaggaccagctgacatcatgtcagtgattctctcgttaacacaggtgagagtgttgacgaggacaaggctggagatcactctgtcatgctgattgagttagaataacagactggaagctttaaatggagggtggtgcttgaaatcattgttcttcctctgttaaccatggttacctgcaaggaaacatgtgccgtcatcattgctttgcacaaaaaggccttcacaggcaaggatattgctgctagtaagattgcacctaaatcaaccatttatcggatcatcacgaacttcaaggagagaggttcaattgttgtgaagaaggcgtcagggcgcccaagaaagtccagcaagcgccaggaccatctcctaaagttgattcagctgcgggatcgggcaccaccagtgcagagcttgctcaggaatggcagcaggcaggtgtgagtgcatctgcacgcacagtgaggcgaagacttttggaggaaaGCCTGGTGTCAacaagggcagcaaagaagccacttctctccaggaaaaacatcagggacagactgatattctgcaaaaggtacagggattggactgctgaggactggggtaaagtccttttctctgatgaatcccctttacgattgtttggggcatcaggaaaacaccttgtctggagaagacaaggtgagcgctaccatcagtcctgtgtcatgccaacagtaaagcatcctgagaccattcatgtgtggggttgcttctcagccaagggagtgggctcactcacaattttgcctaagaacacagccatgaataaagaatggtaccaacacatcctccgagagcaacttctcccaaccatccaagaacagtttggtgacgaacaaagccttttccagcatgattgagcaccttgccataaggcaaaagtgataactaagttgctctgggaacaaaacatcaacattttgggtccatggccaggaaaatccccagaccttaatcccattgagaacttgtggtcgatcctcaagaggcgggtggacaaacaaaaacccacaaattctgacaaactccaagcattgattatgcaagaatgggctgccatcagtcaggatgtggcccagaagttaattgacagcatgccagggcggattgcagaggtcttgataAAGAAGgctcaacactgcaaatattgactctttgcataaacttaatggaattgtcaataaaaagcctttgacacttatggaatgcttgtaattatacttcagtataccatagtaacatctgacaaaaatatctcataacactgaagcagcaaactttgtgaagaccaatacttgtgtcattctcaaaacttttgaccacgactgtataattctttgagaatctgaggacccatgccaaatcttttcagtctcctgagggggaataggctttgtcatgccctcttcacgactgtcttggtgtgtttggaccatgatagttcgttggtgatgtggacaccaaggaacttgaagctctcaacctgttccactacagccctgtcgatgagaatgggggcgtgctcagtcctctttttttccctgtagtccacaatcatctcttttgtcttggtcacgttgatcctggcaccacacggccaggtctctgacctcctccctataggctgtctcatcgttgtcggtgatcaggcctaccactgttgtgtcgtcagcaaactttaatgatggtgttggagtcgtgcctggccatgcagtcatgggtgaacagggagtacaggaggggactgagcacacacccctgaggggcccccgtgttgaggatcagtgtggcagatgtgttgttacctacccttaccacctgggggcggcccgtcaggaagtccaggatccagttgcagagggaggtgtttagtcccaggatccttagcttagtgatgagctttgatatagcctaatataatgggccacgtgagaatctctggtaatttaacctatttcttaAGTTATTTTTGCGCAATTGATATTGCCTATGGGGTGCAAATTGCTGGGACAATGGCTGGttgcaacacaatctcacacacaattcgtgcaaatatgtacaaaaagtatttcagTAGATTTCCTGCATTTTGTGCGACTTAATTAATAAGAAAATACAAATTTTTGTGCGacttaaatgttttggtacccaacttcggaacaatcttttgaaagttattgTAGCTATGCATGATGGgcaatggtgttctacactgccttttttttgtgtcccacatgtatttatatatattaaaaaaaatttttttaacaacccaatattgttaatcaaccagggTTGTCActgaaataattataatataatagtagccttacgttgtttttttatttattaatgccaatactgttttctatgcttgctTTTGCTTAATGCTTGATTATTTTCACATgaattaagacacacaaaaacacacaaaatctgctgaaaatcgttttgtacatatttgcatgaattgagtgtgagattgtgttgctgGCAAGTGAGCTGCTTCACATAGGCCACCCATCAtacagggcaggtggggcagagcagtttgcaaacaatgtaaaaaaaaatatatatatatgtatatatgtgtcattgagttaataaagccgcatacaaacttggtctttttttttctttcttgagtaaggcagctcaaaaatgcaggtgtttcagcctagctcagtgctttctgtggtggtggggcagccagcggaaaatacggagcgtaggtgttggtaatgttctctagttgcgccgtgattggctcagtgttctgtcactcattgggacactacgtcaccgtcaaatctaagggtagagcttgaaaattcaagccccttggatcctgccatagagttacattagaagtgcccatccaagaaggctcaaggtcattggccacagataaaatgacgtcaaatcacgttatatctacagtagctttgattggactgatcatgtcaatataatactttcaaaatcttagctagcaagctagcagtcttCAGTCTTCattcaggaccttgaaatgcttcttacgaagc
The sequence above is a segment of the Coregonus clupeaformis isolate EN_2021a chromosome 16, ASM2061545v1, whole genome shotgun sequence genome. Coding sequences within it:
- the si:dkey-174n20.1 gene encoding retinol dehydrogenase 14; the encoded protein is MWLKMYILFTIITSLVCYLILKWMKKRRYCTDLKRLDGNTVLITGGNAGIGKETAVALAMRGARVIIACRDVDKAEKAVREIKIRGHNVNIHHMELDLANMCSIRDFCKTFLQREKRLDILINNAAMPSVLDWTEDNFSMCFGVNHLGHFLLTNLLLGHLKASAPSRVVTLTCSNYKYQKLDFQDLNYNLLPFFTYCRSKLANIYFSQELDRMMEGKGVTAYAVHPGYVQSSWTYHYSILFRMLMQVIMFMFFVPCEMGAQTVVYCAVSDEAAKHSGGYFTDCRPATLRSFARDAGVAKKLWEASERLVNLA